The Ensifer adhaerens genome contains a region encoding:
- a CDS encoding acyl-CoA dehydrogenase, whose protein sequence is MYKAPVDEIAFTLKHVAGMGDALQSGALGDLGEDLVDAILSEAGRFATEEVAPLGDIGDKQGSRLVEGKVETPNGWRDLYHNWIAGGWNGLTAPEDFGGQNLPHMLHVAAMEMWNAGSMAFALGPTLTMGAVEALEKHGSDELKATYLPKMVSGEWTGTMNLTEPHAGSDLGVLKARAERRDDGTYRIFGQKIFITWGEHDFTDNIVHLVLARLPDAPAGTRGISLFLVPKFLVNADGSLGERNDLFCHSLEHKLGIHGSPTCTMIYGDGKFGAEKGAIGYLIGEENRGLACMFTMMNNARLAVGMQGVAIADAATQKAIAFAKERTQGKAPGWTGQGMSPIIEHPDVARMLLTMKALTQGSRAISYACAHAVDMGHAAEGEKAKFWQERSSLLTPIAKSFSTDAGVDVASMGIQVHGGMGFIEETGAARYLRDARIAPIYEGTNGIQAIDLVTRKLPLSDGGHVRGFIAELREIAAAVRASNRDGFGETAARLDAALDDLSAATEWLIAAVAGGKLAEALAGATAYQRLFGLALTGAYLAKGGLADVSDGKDDQRIALCRFTAENLLAETAALKDRVVNGADSLAVARAVLA, encoded by the coding sequence ATGTACAAGGCACCCGTCGACGAGATCGCATTCACGCTGAAGCACGTGGCAGGCATGGGCGATGCACTGCAATCGGGCGCGCTGGGTGATCTCGGTGAAGACCTGGTCGATGCCATCCTTTCGGAGGCCGGTCGGTTCGCGACGGAAGAGGTGGCGCCGCTTGGCGACATCGGCGACAAGCAGGGGTCGCGCCTCGTCGAAGGCAAGGTCGAGACCCCAAACGGTTGGCGCGATCTCTACCACAACTGGATCGCCGGCGGCTGGAACGGGCTGACGGCCCCGGAAGATTTCGGCGGCCAGAACCTGCCGCATATGCTGCACGTCGCCGCCATGGAAATGTGGAACGCCGGCTCCATGGCCTTCGCGCTTGGCCCGACGCTCACCATGGGCGCCGTCGAGGCGCTGGAAAAGCACGGTTCCGATGAGCTCAAGGCCACCTATCTGCCGAAGATGGTCTCCGGCGAATGGACCGGCACCATGAACTTGACCGAGCCGCATGCCGGCTCCGACCTCGGTGTGCTGAAGGCCCGCGCTGAGCGCCGCGACGACGGCACCTACCGCATCTTCGGCCAGAAGATCTTCATCACCTGGGGCGAACACGACTTCACCGACAACATCGTCCATCTGGTGCTGGCGCGCCTTCCGGACGCGCCGGCCGGCACCCGCGGCATCTCGCTGTTCCTCGTGCCGAAATTCCTGGTCAACGCGGACGGTTCGCTCGGCGAGCGCAACGATCTCTTCTGCCATTCGCTCGAACACAAGCTCGGTATCCATGGATCGCCGACCTGCACGATGATCTATGGCGACGGCAAGTTCGGCGCTGAAAAGGGCGCGATCGGCTATCTGATCGGCGAGGAGAACCGCGGCCTCGCCTGCATGTTCACGATGATGAACAACGCCCGTCTGGCCGTCGGCATGCAGGGCGTGGCCATTGCCGACGCCGCGACGCAGAAGGCGATCGCCTTTGCCAAGGAGCGCACCCAGGGTAAGGCGCCTGGCTGGACGGGGCAGGGCATGAGCCCGATCATCGAGCACCCGGATGTTGCCCGCATGCTCCTGACGATGAAGGCGCTGACGCAGGGCTCGCGCGCGATTTCCTACGCCTGCGCCCACGCCGTCGACATGGGGCATGCAGCCGAAGGCGAAAAGGCGAAGTTCTGGCAGGAACGCTCCAGCCTGCTGACGCCGATCGCCAAGTCCTTCTCGACCGACGCCGGCGTCGATGTCGCCTCGATGGGTATCCAGGTGCATGGTGGCATGGGCTTCATCGAGGAAACGGGTGCTGCCCGCTATCTGCGCGACGCCCGCATCGCGCCGATCTACGAGGGTACCAACGGCATCCAGGCGATCGACCTCGTCACCCGCAAGCTGCCGCTTTCCGATGGCGGCCACGTGCGTGGCTTCATTGCCGAGTTGCGCGAGATCGCCGCGGCAGTTCGCGCCTCGAACCGCGACGGTTTTGGCGAGACGGCTGCACGCCTCGATGCGGCGCTGGACGATCTTTCGGCCGCGACCGAGTGGCTGATTGCGGCTGTTGCCGGCGGCAAGCTCGCAGAAGCACTCGCCGGCGCCACCGCCTACCAGCGGCTCTTCGGCCTGGCGCTGACCGGCGCCTATCTCGCCAAGGGTGGTCTGGCGGACGTCAGCGATGGCAAGGACGATCAGCGCATTGCGCTCTGCCGCTTCACCGCCGAAAACCTGCTGGCCGAGACTGCCGCACTGAAAGACCGTGTCGTCAACGGTGCCGACAGCCTCGCCGTCGCTCGCGCTGTTCTGGCCTGA
- a CDS encoding crotonase/enoyl-CoA hydratase family protein, translated as MTDHVLIERPEAHPGVQVIRFNRPEKKNAITRDMYAKMTNALTVASSDPAVRATAFLGTDGCFSAGNDMADFLAFAMGGSMGIEVIEFLKALATATKPVVSGVDGLAIGIGTTIHLHCDLTIASERSVFKTPFVDLALVPEAASSLIAPRIMGHQRAFALLAAGEPLTAGEAVDAGLIWKIVGADAVERETLALAGRLAKKPPEALRIARDLVRGDRSDVLARIDEEAKHFAAQLKSAEARAAFEAFMRR; from the coding sequence ATGACCGACCACGTGCTCATCGAACGGCCGGAAGCCCACCCCGGCGTCCAGGTGATCCGCTTCAACCGGCCGGAAAAGAAAAACGCCATCACGCGCGACATGTACGCGAAGATGACCAATGCGCTGACGGTCGCTTCTAGCGATCCGGCCGTGCGCGCCACCGCCTTTCTCGGCACCGATGGTTGCTTCTCCGCCGGCAACGACATGGCCGACTTCCTCGCCTTCGCCATGGGCGGTTCCATGGGCATAGAGGTGATCGAGTTCCTGAAGGCACTCGCGACCGCAACGAAGCCTGTCGTTTCGGGCGTCGACGGTCTCGCGATTGGCATCGGCACGACGATCCATCTGCATTGCGACCTGACGATTGCGTCCGAGCGCTCGGTCTTCAAGACGCCCTTCGTCGACCTGGCGCTGGTGCCGGAAGCGGCCTCCAGCCTGATCGCGCCGCGCATCATGGGTCACCAGCGGGCCTTCGCGCTGCTTGCCGCCGGCGAACCGCTCACCGCAGGCGAGGCCGTGGACGCGGGACTGATCTGGAAGATTGTCGGCGCGGACGCGGTCGAGCGCGAAACCCTGGCGCTTGCTGGCCGGCTCGCCAAGAAGCCGCCGGAGGCGCTTCGCATCGCCCGCGATCTCGTCCGTGGCGACCGCAGCGACGTGCTGGCGCGTATCGACGAAGAGGCGAAGCACTTCGCCGCGCAATTGAAGAGTGCCGAGGCGCGGGCCGCCTTCGAGGCCTTCATGCGCCGCTAA